Sequence from the Mixophyes fleayi isolate aMixFle1 chromosome 4, aMixFle1.hap1, whole genome shotgun sequence genome:
CATACATTCAATATTGATCACTCCCATTATTTTTAATAGTTTAATTATTGGCAAATATctccatttttatttctgttaattTAAACTTTGCAGAGCATATTTCTCAAATTCCAAATATAAACCATACATGGGTGATTTTGTGTTTGTTCTAACATGTTTAATGTTGTACCCAACAATTGTTTGTTTTTGCCACCTGTATAGTAGATCCTAAAATGTGCATAtcgttattttctttctttttattttgttgtgtaaTGTCTCTCTTTCCCCTTCCCAAAAGAACACTTGTTGAAGAAAGTACTGACACCTATAAACGTGTGAGGTAGGTTCTGACAGAATAGTGATTTTTCTTACATCACTACACAGGGTTGGTGGTGGAATGgctttttattgttatatttgtaaGAATGGTGTATTTTAAAAGGACTATACTACAAGAAAAGTATGCTCAGAGCAGATGTAATAATGTGGTGGTCTATATACCTCTTAGATATGCTGATATACACTTCGGTGCAAGGAGGATCTTTCCAGTGATCTAAACTGTACACTGCATAGGTATTCACCAAAGATGCTCCTAGTACATAAAGataaaatattcaataaataaatgtttgttggCATTTGCTCTCTATGTACCTTCAGCTTTGTCACATCTATGCCACATTGGAAGATTTTAATTCTGTTCTGAGTAAACTCGTTTTTTCTTATAGTTCATCTTTGAAAgatgaaaatatattaaacatatcaTTGGCTTTGCATTCTTCATATAATGGGAAACTTTTATCAAGACAGTATTTTGCAGTACATTgcataacatttaaaaacaaaactaaaaacagaaatattttgAAATACTAGTAGCAAATCACATTTACCTTCATTTTgtaaactacaaaaaaaattatCGTTTTTAGTACAGTAATTCATACCACTAATTTATGTAAGGTAATGTATTGTTATAATTCCTTCTCTGTGGCATTTTGGATGATCTATATTTGTAAGCTGCAGGTTATTGCTGCTGTCAGTAAacggactaagggctagatttactaagctgcgggtttgaaaaagtgggggtgttgcctatagcaaccaatcagattctagctttcatttatttagtactttctacaaaattacagctagaatctgattggttgctataggcaacatcccctctttttcaaacctgcagcttagtaaatctagccctaagactagaTGCTCACCACAGATAGCTATGTTAAATATATGATGAGCGAAGAATCCTAAATATAATTGCAGCCAACCAAGTTTTTCACTTTGCAGTGTTAAATTATATTACACAACCTCTTTTAACATTTTATTCTCCCAGTGTATTCCATCTTGCAATATCTGTGTATAAAACATCTGTGCTATTTAATCACACCAAGAATCCATTCATAATATCTACTTCATATTTTCTGCATTGTGAAGTAATATAAACAgttgtttttgtcttttaataCTAAATtgcccattttatttttttttccgatcgggaataaaataattttaggtTTCAGAAACAAAGCGCTGCTTTATTTAGAAGTTGAAGTCCTTCAGATATAACTAAATTCTTCTTTGTGCTGTTTTTAGTTGAGGTTAAGAACATCATCTTACACACATTTTTTACACCCCCAATCAAACAAATTTAGATTCTGTTCTTtattttggaattatttttttttgtttttgttaaaataGTTGATCTATCTAAAGAATTAAATGGCATTATTGTTAATTTAAAATCTTATATTCTAAAAAATCTAATACTTCAAGTGGGATCTTTCTGAGATTTCATGCATCATGTGTAATTGTTTTTAAATGGGGCCTGCACCGATTTAATAAGCAATGAGCAGATGCTAGTTGCTGTTTTGgtacataaattatatttttaatcataAGATCTATTTCCCCTGTAGCACTGTATGTGAATCAGTGGTTGTTTTGAAGCAACTGACTGTAACAGACCTACTAAATCTGCTGAGACGTGCTTCTATACTTCAAACTATTAAATAAGATATGTTTTCTTTTCCAGTTGTAACGATCCTGTCCAGAGGATTGAGCAGTGCGCACGTGGCTCTCTCTTCATGTGCAGCATTGTTCAAGGATGCAAGAGAACATATTTGTCGCAGAGAGATTTGCAAGCACATATCAACCATCGGCACATGAGAGTTGCAAAGCCAACCAGTCGTCCACAGCCTGAACCAATCCATCCTCCTATGGCCCCACCTCCTGCAGAAATGGCTGACCGTTTTATAATGCCTCCAGATAAGCACCATTTGAGTCACATGCCTCCAAAGCAGCACATACTGATGCCCCCACCCCCAATTCAGCATGTGCCTCATGAGCATTTTAATCAGCAGCATGAAGATATGCGGGCGTCCCCTGCAGAAATTTCCATGGCGCCACCACCACCCCGCCCTGTTAGTCAAGATGCTTTCCGAATGAATACTAGAAAACACAGCAACTTAATAACCGTACCTATTCAAGATGATTCCAATTCTGGGGCTAGAGAAACTCCTCAGGCTCCTGGCCCATCTCTTCATCATCCTGAGTATCCTGGTCAACCAGTTGTAACTCACCCTCACCATATTATGCCTCCACAGCAACATTATGCACCACCCCCTCCTCCACCACCCCCAATAAGTCATCCAATGCAGCACCCACCTCAAGCAGGTGGTACACCTCACATGGTGTACAGTCAAGGACCCCCACCACCAATGACAACTGCTCCACCACCAATTACACCTCCCCCTGGACATATAATTGCTCAAATGCCACCATATATGAATCATCCTCCTCCTGGACCACCTCCACCACAACATGGTGGTCCACCTGTTAATGCCCCTCCTCCACATCATTACAATCCTAACTCTTTACCACAGTTTAATGAAGAGCAAGGAACTCTCAGTCCACCTTTCACACAGCCTGGGGGAATGAGTCCGAGCATATGGCCTGCACCAAGAGGGCCACCACCACCTCCACGAATGCAGGGTCCTCCCTCTCAAGCCCCTATTCCTggaccacaccaccctgatcaagctcGATATAGGCCATACTATCAATGATTTATGTGTATTGACTGTTggatatatttttatgctttgtttgCAAACTTACATTAATATGTATAGAAAGACTTTGTAACTCTATTTTGGGTTTCTGTGCATACATATTGTTTTACTCATTCATCAATATTCTTTAGCCAAAACCATGCTTTAATTATGACATTATGTATTCAAAATGCAAAGCTATTTTTATGTGTTTCAAAACACAACACTAACAATTTAATGTCCTTTACTACTTTGCTTTGCTGAATCTTGCTTTGTGTTACAACACATCTTTAGGTATCAGTTTTGATGCTCTTATGAAACTGTTCACAATGAATGTATACTTAGATGTACAGTTGTCTCTTCCTCTTTATGATAGTGTGAGTAATATGCAGTGAAAACTGATATACTGTAGTCTGGTATTTTTACCAGTGgttaaataaatatactgttacCTAGAATTATTTTCCTTTCTGGTATATATTGTGAAAAGACTTGTTTGCATTTAATTGTTCTGACCACACACCTGTGCATGGGAAAgctatatttttatgtaaataaattaactagtttttctttagttatttttttaatatatcggGTCTCTGGTGTTGAGAATAATTATCCTTCTGAAACCCAATAAACCAAATTGTGTGCTTTGTGTTTAAATGAAAGAACTGTTTTAAAATAAGAAACCCTACAGTTTATGGTTTCGTGTCTTCATTAATGCCTTTTGGTTTCTCCATAGTGTTCTACCAGTTTGACTTAACATGTAGTACCTTGTCTTCTAGTGCGGTTTATAACAATTGCATCTCTGAATTTTGTTTTCTGCTTGCGGCTTTGGATAAGCAAGCTGCAATAGTCTTAACCTATTAAATGTGCTTTTCTAGAACCATAACAACAAATATTTTACTGCATCTACATAAATCTAAAAGTATTCATTACTCTTCTATAgggttttgcttttttattttaaatcataagTAAATGTATGCATTTACCATGACCTCTTCCAAAGCAGACATGTCCTCCCCACGTCACTctaaaatgtatgtgtttttgtgTATACTAACTATTCCTAATTTACCTTGTGGTATGAAGAGATTGCGACATGCCTTATACACAACTGTAGAAAGCACTGTTTGGCTGCTAGCTTCACATACTATCTTAACATTGTTTTCTAATCAGATTTTTCTTGGGCACTGACTATCATTGAGTCTTTAAGATGTTTGATTCTGCTCAGCTACAAATCTTATCAGGCTTcctaatatacaaataaataaaactgaaaaagGAAATTTACTTTTGAAGAAATAGTGttctgacaaacagcattaacTGCAACCTTGAAACTGACACCCTAGAAATCAGCAGTCATGTTTGCTGTGATCTCGCTCATGTATGCGGCCACAAGTCTTCAATCTGTACAGAacatttctgttattgccagctCCCTAATatgtcagtttaaaaaaaattatgtaaattatgtattttaactAGAGGACATTACCAGTCAAATTTAAAATTCACTAAAAATAATAGGTCAGCCCACATGTTAGTAATccctgataaaatatatatatatatatatatatatatatatatatatttatatttattgctttGAATTATATTTGACATtggtataaaatgtaatttaaccaTACACAAAAATAGCCTTACAGGGGAGAGTTTGTGGGTATTACTGTACCCCAGCATTGCGGATTTCTTCTTGCCCCCATAGAGAAATCTGTGACGTTACATTGCCCAGGAGTGTCCCCGCGATCATTTTGTGTGCACTCCTTGGACAATTGAAGAGTCCCCCCTTAAATTAATGGTTTTAACTGATCTAAGCGAGAACTAATTTTCAGTGTAACTGGTGAAAAAGATTAATTGGATCACTATAAATCAGAATATTTTGAGAAGACTTGATAgggtcctccccccccccccccatatatgcAGGCAGGGGCATAAAAGGGGTGGGGGGGTTAGGGGTGCAATTGTATCAAAGGATTGTTGGTGATGCTAAATTAAATTCAAAAAGTATATCTGTATACTTTAATGAAATTTGTGATATAGTTTaggaaagaacatttttttttggggg
This genomic interval carries:
- the CBLL1 gene encoding E3 ubiquitin-protein ligase Hakai isoform X2, with product MLIPQRRRRSFRFLRALCDFRTGRTMDHSDNDLQGTNSMGSLSGLDVRRRIPIKLISKHPNKSKLSPRPPRNMNRIPAKPQQGEEGFDYNEEERYENKGNDIFGSQRRFPAHMFWDFKLNLIGEKDDTPVHFCDKCGLPIKIYGRMIPCKHVFCYDCALIHEKKADKLCPGTLVEESTDTYKRVSCNDPVQRIEQCARGSLFMCSIVQGCKRTYLSQRDLQAHINHRHMRVAKPTSRPQPEPIHPPMAPPPAEMADRFIMPPDKHHLSHMPPKQHILMPPPPIQHVPHEHFNQQHEDMRASPAEISMAPPPPRPVSQDAFRMNTRKHSNLITVPIQDDSNSGARETPQAPGPSLHHPEYPGQPVVTHPHHIMPPQQHYAPPPPPPPPISHPMQHPPQAGGTPHMVYSQGPPPPMTTAPPPITPPPGHIIAQMPPYMNHPPPGPPPPQHGGPPVNAPPPHHYNPNSLPQFNEEQGTLSPPFTQPGGMSPSIWPAPRGPPPPPRMQGPPSQAPIPGPHHPDQARYRPYYQ
- the CBLL1 gene encoding E3 ubiquitin-protein ligase Hakai isoform X4; its protein translation is MLIPQRRRRSFRFLRALCDFRTGRTMDHSDNDLQGTNSMGSLSGLDVRRRIPIKLISKHPNKSKLSPRPPRNMNRIPAKPQQGFDYNEEERYENKGNDIFGSQRRFPAHMFWDFKLNLIGEKDDTPVHFCDKCGLPIKIYGRMIPCKHVFCYDCALIHEKKADKLCPGTLVEESTDTYKRVSCNDPVQRIEQCARGSLFMCSIVQGCKRTYLSQRDLQAHINHRHMRVAKPTSRPQPEPIHPPMAPPPAEMADRFIMPPDKHHLSHMPPKQHILMPPPPIQHVPHEHFNQQHEDMRASPAEISMAPPPPRPVSQDAFRMNTRKHSNLITVPIQDDSNSGARETPQAPGPSLHHPEYPGQPVVTHPHHIMPPQQHYAPPPPPPPPISHPMQHPPQAGGTPHMVYSQGPPPPMTTAPPPITPPPGHIIAQMPPYMNHPPPGPPPPQHGGPPVNAPPPHHYNPNSLPQFNEEQGTLSPPFTQPGGMSPSIWPAPRGPPPPPRMQGPPSQAPIPGPHHPDQARYRPYYQ
- the CBLL1 gene encoding E3 ubiquitin-protein ligase Hakai isoform X3 codes for the protein MLIPQRRRRSFRFLRALCDFRTGRTMDHSDNDLQGTNSMGSLSGLDVRRRIPIKLISKHPNKSKLSPRPPRNMNRIPAKPQQEGFDYNEEERYENKGNDIFGSQRRFPAHMFWDFKLNLIGEKDDTPVHFCDKCGLPIKIYGRMIPCKHVFCYDCALIHEKKADKLCPGTLVEESTDTYKRVSCNDPVQRIEQCARGSLFMCSIVQGCKRTYLSQRDLQAHINHRHMRVAKPTSRPQPEPIHPPMAPPPAEMADRFIMPPDKHHLSHMPPKQHILMPPPPIQHVPHEHFNQQHEDMRASPAEISMAPPPPRPVSQDAFRMNTRKHSNLITVPIQDDSNSGARETPQAPGPSLHHPEYPGQPVVTHPHHIMPPQQHYAPPPPPPPPISHPMQHPPQAGGTPHMVYSQGPPPPMTTAPPPITPPPGHIIAQMPPYMNHPPPGPPPPQHGGPPVNAPPPHHYNPNSLPQFNEEQGTLSPPFTQPGGMSPSIWPAPRGPPPPPRMQGPPSQAPIPGPHHPDQARYRPYYQ
- the CBLL1 gene encoding E3 ubiquitin-protein ligase Hakai isoform X1, yielding MLIPQRRRRSFRFLRALCDFRTGRTMDHSDNDLQGTNSMGSLSGLDVRRRIPIKLISKHPNKSKLSPRPPRNMNRIPAKPQQGEEEGFDYNEEERYENKGNDIFGSQRRFPAHMFWDFKLNLIGEKDDTPVHFCDKCGLPIKIYGRMIPCKHVFCYDCALIHEKKADKLCPGTLVEESTDTYKRVSCNDPVQRIEQCARGSLFMCSIVQGCKRTYLSQRDLQAHINHRHMRVAKPTSRPQPEPIHPPMAPPPAEMADRFIMPPDKHHLSHMPPKQHILMPPPPIQHVPHEHFNQQHEDMRASPAEISMAPPPPRPVSQDAFRMNTRKHSNLITVPIQDDSNSGARETPQAPGPSLHHPEYPGQPVVTHPHHIMPPQQHYAPPPPPPPPISHPMQHPPQAGGTPHMVYSQGPPPPMTTAPPPITPPPGHIIAQMPPYMNHPPPGPPPPQHGGPPVNAPPPHHYNPNSLPQFNEEQGTLSPPFTQPGGMSPSIWPAPRGPPPPPRMQGPPSQAPIPGPHHPDQARYRPYYQ